The proteins below are encoded in one region of Halocatena salina:
- a CDS encoding electron transfer flavoprotein subunit alpha/FixB family protein, whose product MAEIDPSEYTIAELGPEIKEIEDVATLEEILEIERNDKDRQGAKTLLESRIEKFSEDDDTDGGDLDLTEMSVADLGNALQDIDEMKTLESLLERETDGQNRDSAIRLIENRIDSVAGSDEADVEQTQRSPEEKYPELDHPTADKAHVRALENGTYRDMWVYCETQSGALLDVSKEMLGKARRLMDEYNDSNDTDERVVAVVIGDDIADLAEETIGYGADVAVYYEDDRLDRFRHTPYTEIFADMARSTEDWRDYDEPRYTLFPATNNGRDLSAQVQAELDSGLASDCSGLYIEESVISNPVKTGRPGENKTFKRVLHMKRPDFSGFEYSTILCLDNPAREFHPQGASVIPGSFELPEFDGDRNGQLVEHEIELDSEWLQVEVVAHDRLDTGVDLSDHDVIVALGRGIGDDPTQGMELGVELADAFEDAGIGVSRGIVTGSYDFAGHVEEYTREERQIGETGQIVAPKLYIAAGISGAIQHKVGMDESETIIAVNTDPDARIRDFSDYFIEGDLFEVLPQLTAALKAGELDLKAVADGGVGADARGDTDE is encoded by the coding sequence GTGGCGGAGATCGACCCGAGTGAGTACACCATCGCGGAACTCGGCCCGGAGATCAAAGAGATCGAAGACGTGGCCACGCTCGAAGAGATCCTCGAGATCGAACGGAACGACAAGGATCGGCAAGGGGCGAAAACGCTCCTCGAAAGCCGGATCGAGAAGTTCAGCGAGGATGACGACACCGACGGTGGGGATCTCGATCTCACCGAGATGTCAGTCGCCGATCTCGGTAACGCCCTCCAAGACATCGATGAGATGAAGACGCTCGAATCGCTGCTCGAACGCGAGACTGACGGCCAAAACCGCGACAGCGCGATACGGCTCATCGAGAACCGCATCGACTCGGTGGCTGGCAGCGACGAGGCGGACGTCGAGCAAACCCAACGGTCTCCTGAAGAGAAATATCCCGAACTCGACCACCCGACGGCGGACAAAGCTCACGTCCGCGCGCTCGAGAACGGCACATACCGCGACATGTGGGTGTACTGTGAGACTCAATCGGGAGCGCTGCTCGACGTCTCGAAAGAGATGCTCGGCAAGGCCCGTCGGCTGATGGACGAGTACAACGACAGCAACGACACCGACGAGCGCGTGGTCGCCGTGGTGATCGGCGACGACATCGCTGATCTCGCGGAGGAAACCATCGGCTATGGGGCGGACGTCGCCGTCTACTACGAAGACGACCGACTCGACCGGTTCCGGCATACGCCGTACACTGAGATCTTCGCCGATATGGCTCGTTCTACGGAGGACTGGCGCGATTACGACGAGCCGCGCTACACGCTGTTTCCGGCGACGAACAACGGGCGGGATCTCTCAGCACAGGTCCAAGCCGAACTTGACAGCGGGCTGGCAAGCGACTGTTCAGGGCTGTACATCGAGGAAAGCGTCATCAGCAATCCCGTCAAAACCGGACGGCCGGGGGAGAATAAGACGTTCAAGCGTGTCTTACACATGAAGCGTCCGGATTTCAGTGGCTTCGAGTACTCGACCATCCTCTGTTTGGACAATCCTGCGCGGGAGTTCCATCCCCAAGGAGCATCAGTGATACCGGGCAGTTTCGAGCTACCCGAGTTCGACGGCGACCGGAACGGACAGCTCGTCGAACACGAAATCGAGCTTGACTCCGAGTGGCTTCAGGTCGAGGTGGTGGCCCACGACCGACTCGACACCGGGGTGGATCTGTCGGACCACGACGTGATCGTCGCGCTCGGTCGGGGAATCGGTGACGATCCGACCCAAGGGATGGAACTCGGTGTCGAACTGGCCGATGCGTTCGAAGACGCTGGTATCGGTGTCTCTCGGGGGATCGTCACCGGATCGTACGATTTCGCGGGACATGTCGAGGAGTACACCCGCGAAGAGCGTCAGATCGGTGAGACCGGTCAGATCGTTGCGCCGAAACTGTACATCGCTGCGGGTATCAGCGGTGCCATCCAGCACAAGGTCGGCATGGACGAATCGGAAACGATCATCGCGGTCAACACCGATCCCGACGCACGAATCCGTGATTTCAGCGATTACTTCATCGAAGGCGATCTGTTCGAGGTGCTACCGCAACTGACGGCAGCACTGAAAGCCGGGGAACTGGATCTGAAAGCGGTCGCTGACGGCGGCGTCGGAGCGGACGCCAGAGGTGATACTGATGAGTGA
- a CDS encoding electron transfer flavoprotein subunit beta/FixA family protein: MHSIVLTKGVPDFREGQVSFDEDGHLERGKTPTVMNPNDEHALHGALQTKVRHGGRVSVMSMGPPGYGDVLQEAMESVYADDLYLLSDRELAASDTWATAITLATGLEKLGVPDLIFAGFKTADGETGHTGPQTCWALDLPMITHVISLDVDETERTVRAQRLVEGDIEEVETVETDLPAFIVVDPEFDTSYRTAGERLVLKDLRERTTDRAEEHEQHLTTWDHEDLNLDPDYIGLDGSPTIVSSVDPIPKPPAEREATMIDPTDEDGMIEVFDEMQPLAVGGD, from the coding sequence ATGCACTCGATCGTTCTCACGAAAGGAGTACCGGATTTCCGCGAAGGACAGGTCTCGTTCGATGAGGACGGGCACCTAGAACGGGGAAAGACGCCGACAGTGATGAACCCGAACGACGAGCACGCGCTCCACGGAGCGCTCCAGACGAAAGTACGCCATGGCGGTCGGGTAAGCGTGATGAGTATGGGTCCACCGGGGTACGGTGACGTGCTCCAAGAAGCGATGGAATCGGTGTACGCCGACGATCTGTATCTGTTGTCGGATCGTGAGCTTGCGGCCTCGGACACGTGGGCGACAGCGATCACTCTCGCAACAGGGTTAGAGAAACTCGGGGTTCCCGATCTCATTTTTGCGGGATTCAAGACTGCCGACGGAGAGACGGGCCACACCGGTCCCCAAACCTGTTGGGCGCTCGATCTTCCCATGATCACACACGTCATTTCGCTCGATGTGGACGAAACGGAGCGGACGGTACGGGCACAGCGGTTGGTCGAAGGCGATATCGAGGAGGTCGAGACCGTCGAGACCGACCTGCCCGCGTTCATCGTCGTCGATCCGGAGTTCGATACGAGCTACCGAACGGCTGGCGAGCGGTTGGTGCTGAAAGACCTGCGCGAACGGACGACCGACCGCGCCGAGGAGCACGAACAGCACTTGACGACGTGGGACCACGAGGATCTGAATCTCGATCCGGACTACATCGGATTGGATGGGTCACCGACGATCGTTTCCTCGGTCGATCCGATCCCGAAACCCCCTGCCGAACGCGAAGCGACCATGATCGACCCGACCGACGAGGACGGGATGATCGAAGTGTTCGATGAGATGCAGCCGTTGGCTGTGGGGGGTGATTGA
- a CDS encoding 4Fe-4S dicluster domain-containing protein: MPIDPQFEENKEHAGEENGVDVWGPTDPPEELGIHGTHVAVDYDICIGDGACLEDCPVDVFTWVDTPGHPESEIKAEPTHEAQCIDCMLCVDVCPVDAIDVDPGRAGRI, translated from the coding sequence ATGCCTATCGACCCACAGTTCGAAGAAAACAAAGAGCACGCCGGGGAGGAAAACGGCGTAGACGTTTGGGGACCGACCGACCCACCGGAGGAACTCGGTATCCACGGCACGCACGTTGCTGTCGACTACGACATCTGCATCGGCGACGGCGCGTGTCTTGAGGACTGCCCGGTAGACGTTTTCACGTGGGTCGATACCCCTGGTCACCCCGAAAGCGAGATCAAAGCCGAACCGACACACGAAGCTCAGTGCATCGACTGTATGCTCTGTGTCGACGTCTGTCCCGTCGACGCCATCGATGTCGATCCCGGTCGTGCTGGACGCATCTAA